From the Chiroxiphia lanceolata isolate bChiLan1 chromosome 6, bChiLan1.pri, whole genome shotgun sequence genome, the window CGGAGGAGGAACGAGCTGCCCAGAGTCGCCACATCTTCGACCATTACATCATGAAGGAGCTGCTGGCCTGCTCCCACGTGAGTGCCGTGCCATGGGGCGAGGCactggggtgggaggggtgtccccagtgtgCCCACAGGGGCCTGGTACCCAGTGTCTTCAGAGGGAGCTCCGAATCCTCCACAGGCTCCATCCTGAGAGCCATAAACCCAGACACAGACCCCCTCCATGGGTTTTCCCCTGCCTGGCCcctgtgtcccttcccttcTATCCAGGGTGACACAATCCCATCTCACCTCACAGCCCTTCTCCAAGAGTGCCACGGAGCATGTCCAGAGCCACCTGAGCAAGAAGCAAGTGCCCCCAGATCTCTTCCAGGTGGGCATCACCCAGGACAGAGAGGGAGTCCCTGCCACCTGTGGTACTCGGGGAGTTAATCCTTAAAGGGGGCTGGGGATGACAGGagtccctggagctgtgggggaGGGAGGGTTCTCAGAAAGTATGGGGAGCCCAAGGGATGGTGACAGGGTCCGCAGCATGGTGGGAGTGAGGGGAGATTGCTGGTGGTCCCCATGGGGTGGTCATCAGGGGATTGAGAGCTGGAGGTAGCAGGGATGTCACCCTAGGGTGACAGTGGAGTCCCCAGGACTGGTGATGTTGTGGTCCCCAGAGATTCAGGTGAGCTGAGTGGCAGAAGCATCCCTGGGGACCTGGAAGTGGCAGTGGGGGTTGTGaaatcccagggatggagagacCTCACGTAATGGTGGGGGATGGGTGACGTGGGTGTCCCTGGGGACACCGTGCTGagctctgtgtcccctccagcCTTACATTGAGGAGATCTGCCAGAACCTGCGAGGGGGCATCTTCCAGAAATTCATCGAGAGGTGAGTTGGGGGGAAAGTCCCACATGGATTGGGGTGTCCCATCCCCTTGGAGACCTGGGTCTCCCAGCCCAGACTGGGACCAGGGGGTCCCTTCTTAGAGCTCCAGGGGTATCTTTCACTACACTGAGGACTCAAGGGATACTTCTCATCCCCAGGTCTGTCCTGGGGTCTCTGTTCCCAGACAAGGGTCCCAGGGGGTGCTACCTGTATCCAGACAAATCCGAGGGTTCTTGGCAGGGGGTGTTTCTCCAAGGTCTCCACTCTTGCCCTCTCTGTGCTTCCTTGCAGTGACAAGTTCACGCGGTTCTGCCAGTGGAAGAACGTAGAGCTGAACATCCATGTGAGCAGGAATCACTGCACCCCAGGATGCACCTCCAGggagggggacatggggagcCTCTGTGTTCCTCCcgtggggaaactgaggcagggggTGGATCCCCCCACCACCACGGACCCAGGTGTCCAGGCTCACCTGTGCCTCCCTGTCACCCCCTCCAGCTCACCATGAACGACTTCAGTGTTCACCGAATCATCGGCCGTGGCGGTTTCGGGGAGGTCTACGGCTGCCGGAAAGCGGACACGGGCAAAATGTAACAGGGGATGTTCCAtgtggggggcacagagggatCCACCTGTGATTTGGGGCTGCTGGTGGTCCCAAGGGCACCTGCGGTGGTGTTGCCATGACAACACGTGTCAGGGTGTTGTGGAAATATTGTCATGGCTACAGGGACATCAGGGCGGTGGgtgggaggtggaggtggggACGTGGCCGTGGGTGGTGGCACTGGAGGGACACGGTGgtgtggctgtggggacacagtGGCTGCAGGAACTCCGTGCCCCCAGGTACGCCATGAAGTGCTTGGACAAGAAGCGCATCAAGATGAAGCAGGGCGAGACACTGGCCCTCAACGAGCGCATCATGCTGTCCCTCGTCAGCACCGGGGTGAGGGCAcacgggcagggctggcaccctggctgtggcaggggacaggggacagggacagggagggttACCCCCTCTGTGTCTTCTGCCAGGACTGCCCGTTCATCGTGTGCATGTCATATGCCTTCCACACGCCCGACAAGCTCAGTTTCATCCTCGACCTCATGAACGGTGAGACCCCGGTCCCGAGGGACCTCGTGGCTCAGGGCACAGTGCCAGGGTGACAGCTGGTCCCTGTGGTCACAGGGGGGGACCTGCACTATCACCTGTCCCAGCACGGCGTCTTCTCGGAGGCGGAGATGAGGTTCTATGCGGCGGAGATCATCCTGGGCCTGGAGCACATGCACAGCCGTTTCGTTGTGTACCGTGACCTCAAGGTGACCGTCCCCACAGGCACCCACACCCCTTTGGGCACCCTCAGACCCCACAGGATGCCCTGTTAGCATCCTCAGGCCTTTAGAAACCTCCCACAGGACTCCATGGTCAGTCACAGGTGTCACAGCCACCCTGCAGGAGCCGTCAGACCCTGTGGGCACTCCCCAAATCCAGAGGGCACCCTCATGTCCCTTGGGCACCCCTGACACTGCAGGAGCCCCCTAAGATCCATCGCAGACTCTCAGACCTCGGGGCGGGTACTCACTGACCCCATCAGCACTTCCCAGTCCCACCTCAGTCCTGTGGACACTCCAAATCCCACAGAGCTCCCCAGCTGTACCCATGGGCTGTCCTTGGGCTCAGGGGGAATGCCATGTCTTGGCAGCCGGCAAACATCCTCCTGGACGAGTTCGGGCACGTCCGCATCTCCGACCTGGGCCTGGCCTGCGACTTTTCCAAGAAGAAGCCCCACGCCAGCGTGTGAGTGTGCCCACACCCCTGCCCGCCCTGCCCACCCGCCTGGGGCGGCCCctgacccccctgtgcccactcCCCAGGGGCACCCACGGGTACATGGCACCGGAGGTGCTGCAGAAGGGGGTGGCGTACGACAGCAGCGCCGACTGGTTCTCCCTGGGCTGTATGCTCTTCAAACTGCTCCGGGGGTGAGTCTTGGGCTTGGGTGGGCGTGGGTGGGCACAGGTGGGCGCCACTGACCCACCTTTCCCCTTGATGCCGCAGGCACAGCCCATTTCGGCAGCATAAGACAAAGGACAAGCATGAGATTGACCGGATGACCCTCACCATGGTGAGTGGGGGtacccctgtgtgtgtgtgccagggGTGCTGATGTGAGGGCAGGGCATGAGCACCCCTGGGCTGCTGTGCCCCCCACCATGTGCTGGTGGCGGCCTGGGGGGCTCACTGGGGGTGTGAGGGGTCAGGGACAGCTGGTCCTTCACGCTGAGCCATGCCTAGAGTGCACGTTCGCGCCCATCTGCGTGTATCCCGTGCACATCTGTGTGCATCCCTAGCCCTGTGTACGCATGTCCCTTGGTGCCAAACGTGCTCATGGAATCTCCCACaggccctggagctgccggACTCCTTCTCCCCAGAGCTGCGCTCCCTGCTCGAGGGACTGCTGCAGCGGGATGTCAACCGGCGCCTGGGCTGCATGGGGCGTGGGTGAGTGCCCCTGAAACCCCCGGGGTACCGGGGAGGGTGTGCTGGTGCACTACCCTGAGAGCACAGCTCacctgccctcctccctccccagggctcaggaGGTGAAGGAGGAGCCCTTCTTCAAGGGCCTGGACTGGCAGATGGTTTTCCTGCAGAAGGTGAGGGGCACTACACCCATGattggggacagggacacggaCACGGGCAGCCACCCCTCTGAGCCCCCATTCCTACCCACAGTACCCGCCGCCCCTCATCCCGCCCCGCGGCGAGGTGAATGCAGCCGACGCCTTTGACATTGGCTCCTTCGACGAGGAGGACACCAAGGGCATCAAGGTACCGGGACACAGGGGCTGAGCGTGGGGGTGTGGGgtgcccagcagcccctcagcccgGCATCCCGCCCTacccagctgctggagagcGACCAGGAGCTGTACCGCAACTTCCCGCTCACCATCTCGGAGCgctggcagcaggaggtgaCTGAGACTGTCTTCAATGCCGTCAACGCCGACACCGACAAGCTGGAGGCCCGCAAGAAGGCCAAGAACAAGCAGCTGGGCCACGAGGAGGGTGAGTGGGGCTGGGGACCCCCACCCTGACAGCCCCCTCGGGATGCATCCGGGGCTGACCCCACCTCTCCCGGGCACAGAGTACGCCATGGGCAAGGACTGCATCATGCACGGGTACATGGCCAAGCTGGGCAACCCCTTCCTGACACAGTGGCAGCGCCGCTACTTCTACCTCTTTCCCAACCGCCTCGAGTGGCGTGGGGAGGGCGAGTCGCCGGTAAGGCGGGCACGACACGGCACTGGGTGGGTGCCAGAGTGTGCCGGGCACAGGGGGTGCACtgtgaggggtttggggtgcgTGGGGGGCCAGGGGCCGGGCTGAGCCTGTCCCCCCAGCAGTCCCTGCTCACCATGGAGGAGATCGACTCGGTGGAGGAGACGCAGGTGAAGGAGCGGAAGTGCATCCTGCTCCGCATCCGCGGGGGCAAGCAGTTCGTGCTGCAGTGTGACGTGAGTATGCCCCCCTCCCCCTGGGTCACCCCTAGGGCTGGCCAGCCTCTGGGGCCACTGGCATCTCTGCTGGGTGCTGGCCACCCCCGTCCCCTCATTGGCTGTCTCCCCCGAGTGCCACTTGCTCCCGCTGGGCACTAACCAAACCTTGCTGGGTGCTGGCCAACTCCTGCTATCTGCTAGCCATCCCCTCTGCTAGGTACTAGCCACCTCCAGGCTGTCTCTAGCCTTCCTCTGCTGGGCGCTAACCATCTCCTGCCAGCTGCTGGCCACCTCTTGCTGGCCACTAGCCCTGCACATTTAGTCCTTCAAGCCATGACAGGGCATGAATACTAAAAGCTTGGGGCAGCTGCAGAACCCAGGGAGACCCAAACTACCCTGTACCTTGCCCTGACACCCCAGGGAGCCCCAAACCACTCTGTCCCCTGCCCTGGCGCCCTGGGGAGCCCCTGACAAACCAAATCTTGCTCTGGTGCCTCAGCGAACCCCAAACCACCAGTCCCCTGCCCTGACACCCCGTGGcctgccctggggagcaccCAACCACTCGGTACCCTTCCCTGGCACCCTGGGAAGCCCACCACCCTGTATGCTGCCTGGGGAGTCCTTGGCTATCCTGTCCTCTGCCCTGGCGTCCTGGGGAGCCTGCTCTGacctgttccctgccctgggcattTCCTGGCCGCCCTGTCCCCTCAGGGAGCCCCTCCTGACCCGttccctgccccacagagcGACCCCGAGCTGGTGCAGTGGCGGAAGGAGCTGCGGGACGCGCAGCGCCAGgcgcagcagctgctgcagcggGTGCCCCGCATGCAGAACAAGCCCCGCTCGCCCGTGGTGGAGCTCAGCAAAGTGCCGTTCATCCAGCGCTCCCCTAACGGGCTCTGACCCCCTCCTGGtgtccccttccccccttcccaccccacctcTAATTTATTGGGTTGGGTTCCCGCGTGTCCTCCCATGTCCCCCGGGGCTGGTGCCACCCCAGGGGCATGGCTGTGGTGACGCCGCTGGCGTTGGGCACCTCTCCCTGGTGTCCCCACCCTGATCCTCCATGAACTCTCCGGCTCAGATGAAGGCAGCCCCCgcacccccctccccacctctgcCCACCTGCTTCCTCACTGCCGCGTGTGCCAAAGGGGGCCGGTGGGTACTggtgtgtccccccctccccgcgtGGCTGTTCCTGTCCCGTGGGTGCCAACTcctcgtgtgtgtgtgtgtgtgtgtgtgtgtgtgtgtgtgtgtgtgtgtgtgtgtgtgtgtgtgtgtgtgtttgccaGGGGGACCCCCTGTAAATACTGTGCCACAGGTCCCCTGTAccccctggctctgcccctgcccctctTGCCACCCCCCAGGGCAAggggggcacccccagcccactgcCACCCCCCCTTCCCAGGGGAGAAGGGATCAggtgggacccccccaaatcaGCCTCCTGATGGGCACAGGCGTCCCCTTCCTCCCTAGTTCCTGGCAGCATCTGTAAATATTGGTCTCTGGTcactgctccaggggctgggggggcactgggcaTGGGGGGCACCGGGCAGAGGGGGGGCCACCGGGTGAGTGAGATTTTCATGAGCAGAGATGTGagaatggcaaaaaaaaagagtttttataataaaaacatagaaaaacACTGCCTGGcttctcctccctgcagggGGTGGAGAGGTCACTGTGCCTGCTGAGGGTGTCACCGTgtccctgtcacctccctgtcacAGGGCTGCCCGTGTGTCCCCCCATGGACACACTGGCACTCTGGGAACATCCTGGGGAGTCCCCAAGCCCTgcagggttgggggggggggggggtggtccCGGGCCAGCGGGGGGTGCTGGGGATTGTATTCCCCTTTGCTATGCTGTCCCTGGGGGTGACTTTGGCTGTCCTCTTGTCACCGGGCAGTGCAGGTGGCACCTCTCCTGCGCACACCCTGTCTGCGGGCAGTGCGTCGGGGCGCGGCAGGCATGCAGGGCCGGTGCTCCAGCATTCCTGGCGATGGGATGGGGTAAGCCCAGAGCCTGGTGCACAGTGGTCCTGAGCACTGTGTACCTACTGCAGGACTGATGTCACCACATAAAAGGGGTCAGAGAGCCCCCGGATGAGGAGGAGGATTGGtcagggtgggatgggatgagataGGGTAAATGGGGTAAACCTGTATCTGAGTGCACGGTGGTCCCGAGCACCAGGTACCCACTACAGAGCTGATGTCACGACATAAAAGGGGGTCAGGGAGCcccaggatgaggatgggatgAGATATGCCCAGTACTGGGTGCACAGTGGTCCTGAGCACTGTGTACCCACTGTGGGACTGATGTCATGACATAAAAGCCGtcaggcagccctgggatgaggatgaggatgggatAAACCCAGTGCCGGGTGCACAGTGGTCCTGAGCACTGTGTACCCACTGTGGGACTGATGtcatgacatttttaaaagaggtGAGGGAGCCCCGGGACGAGGATGAGCTGGGGTCCGCTGTCCCTCCGTGGTTGGTGCCGTTCCGGGTGCCGACGCTGttcccggtgccggtgccctGTGCCATCGCCCGTGCCGTTCCCAGCGCCGTGCCCGCTGCCGGTGCCGTTCCCAGCGCCGTGCCCGCTGCCGGTGCCGTTCCCAGCGCCCATCCCCGTGCCCGGTGCCGCTGCCTTTCCCTTCGCCGCTGCCATCGCTCTCCCCGGTGGCCGCTCCCGGTGCCCGGTGCGGCCCCGCCCCAGCCGCCGCTctgcgccgccgccgccgccgcccccgcgcaGCCATTGCGGGCAGGCCCCGCGCTGCGGCCCGTCCGTCCgccccggcggccccggggaCATGGTGCCGGGATGGCCCGGCCCGCCGACACCTTCCCGCTGCACCGGCTCGTCTGGCACAACCGGCACCAGGCGCTGGACAGCGCCCTGCGCGCGGGGACGGTGGGAATGCCGCCGGGAGCGGCACCGGGAATGGCACAGGGAGAACGGGCgcccccctcccccacccccacccccaccgCGCACCGGCACCGGGATGGGAGCgggatgggaggggagggagagagggggacCCGCCGCGCGGGAATGGGGGACTGGGAGCGCTGGGAatgtcggggggggggggggactaGGAGGACTGGGGGAatctgggagcactggggatggggggctgtactgggaggaccggcaggactgggagcactggggaaaCTGGAACACTGGGGCGGGAGGGACGgggggggactgggagcactgggagaaaTGGGGAGCAGTGTGGGAGGGGGACTGGGAGGACTAGGGGGGACTGGGAGCACcaggcaggactgggagcaCGGGTAGCAGACTGGGAGCACGGGTAGCAGACTGGAAGCACTAGGGGAGACTGGGGATACAGGCTGTTGGGAGGACTGGGAGCACCACGGGGACTGGAAGCACTGGGAGAAATTGGGAGCAGTGTGGGAGGGAGACTGGGAGCAGTAGGGAAGACTGGGGGCACAAGCCACTGGaaggactgggagcactgggaggggactggaaGCACTAGGGGACACTGGGGGTACAGGCTGTTGGGAGGACTGGGAGCACCGGGGGAGACTGGGAGTACTTGGAGGACTGGCAGCATTACAGGGCGACTGGAAGCACTAGGGGAGAGGGGGTACAGGGAACTGGGGGAACTGAGGGTATATGGgactgggagctctgggaggacTTACCGGACTGGGGGAAACTAGAAGCACTGGTGGGGTTGGTACTATaaggactgggagcactggagggAGACTGGGAGCACtagggagggctgggggcacGGAACACTGGGAGGACTGGGACCACttgggaggggactgggagcaTTGCAGGGGGACTGGAAGCACTAGGGGAGACTGGGGGTACAGGGCATTGGAagaactgggagggactgggagcatTGGGGGGaggctgggagcactgggggagACTGGGAAGACTGGCAACATGGGGGACTGGCAGCACTGGGTGGGAGGGACCACTAAGAGCACGAGGGGAGACCAGGGAGACTGGGAGCgctggggggaaggggagtACTAAGGGAGACTAGGACACAGGGGACTGGGAACACTGGAAGAACTGGTGGCACTGGTAGGACTGGTGACAGTGGGATAATAGGGTACTGTAGCACCAGGGGTCAGGAAgcaactgggagcactgggataGCACCACTGGGATACAGGGAGACTTGGGGGGGCTCTGTGACACTGGGAGAAGAGGGGCTGGGAAACGGACGACACTGGGAGAAGAggggctgggagcactggagctGGAGTGAACTGGGAGCACTAGGCCTTTGGAGcatggggcaggcaggggagtattggggggcactgggtggCACGG encodes:
- the GRK2 gene encoding beta-adrenergic receptor kinase 1 isoform X2; protein product: MADLEAVLADVSYLMAMEKSRAAPAARASKRIVLPEPSIRSVMQKYLEDRGEVTFDKIFTQKIGYLLFRDFAFNQAEEAKPLMEFYEEIKKYEKLDSEEERAAQSRHIFDHYIMKELLACSHPFSKSATEHVQSHLSKKQVPPDLFQPYIEEICQNLRGGIFQKFIESDKFTRFCQWKNVELNIHLTMNDFSVHRIIGRGGFGEVYGCRKADTGKMYAMKCLDKKRIKMKQGETLALNERIMLSLVSTGDCPFIVCMSYAFHTPDKLSFILDLMNGGDLHYHLSQHGVFSEAEMRFYAAEIILGLEHMHSRFVVYRDLKPANILLDEFGHVRISDLGLACDFSKKKPHASVGTHGYMAPEVLQKGVAYDSSADWFSLGCMLFKLLRGHSPFRQHKTKDKHEIDRMTLTMALELPDSFSPELRSLLEGLLQRDVNRRLGCMGRGAQEVKEEPFFKGLDWQMVFLQKYPPPLIPPRGEVNAADAFDIGSFDEEDTKGIKLLESDQELYRNFPLTISERWQQEVTETVFNAVNADTDKLEARKKAKNKQLGHEEEYAMGKDCIMHGYMAKLGNPFLTQWQRRYFYLFPNRLEWRGEGESPSLLTMEEIDSVEETQVKERKCILLRIRGGKQFVLQCDSDPELVQWRKELRDAQRQAQQLLQRVPRMQNKPRSPVVELSKVPFIQRSPNGL
- the GRK2 gene encoding beta-adrenergic receptor kinase 1 isoform X1; the protein is MADLEAVLADVSYLMAMEKSRAAPAARASKRIVLPEPSIRSVMQKYLEDRGEVTFDKIFTQKIGYLLFRDFAFNQAEEAKPLMEFYEEIKKYEKLDSEEERAAQSRHIFDHYIMKELLACSHPFSKSATEHVQSHLSKKQVPPDLFQPYIEEICQNLRGGIFQKFIESDKFTRFCQWKNVELNIHLTMNDFSVHRIIGRGGFGEVYGCRKADTGKMYAMKCLDKKRIKMKQGETLALNERIMLSLVSTGDCPFIVCMSYAFHTPDKLSFILDLMNGGDLHYHLSQHGVFSEAEMRFYAAEIILGLEHMHSRFVVYRDLKPANILLDEFGHVRISDLGLACDFSKKKPHASVGTHGYMAPEVLQKGVAYDSSADWFSLGCMLFKLLRGHSPFRQHKTKDKHEIDRMTLTMALELPDSFSPELRSLLEGLLQRDVNRRLGCMGRGAQEVKEEPFFKGLDWQMVFLQKYPPPLIPPRGEVNAADAFDIGSFDEEDTKGIKLLESDQELYRNFPLTISERWQQEVTETVFNAVNADTDKLEARKKAKNKQLGHEEEYAMGKDCIMHGYMAKLGNPFLTQWQRRYFYLFPNRLEWRGEGESPQSLLTMEEIDSVEETQVKERKCILLRIRGGKQFVLQCDSDPELVQWRKELRDAQRQAQQLLQRVPRMQNKPRSPVVELSKVPFIQRSPNGL